The Hymenobacter sp. GOD-10R genome includes a window with the following:
- the rplW gene encoding 50S ribosomal protein L23: protein MSTLRKPIVTEKATALNEKGQYAFEVERNANKVQIKKDIEQLYGVTVTGISTIRTQGKLKSKFTKGGAVSGRRASIKKAIVTVKEGDVIDFYSGI from the coding sequence ATCGTGACCGAAAAGGCCACGGCCCTGAATGAGAAAGGTCAGTATGCTTTCGAAGTAGAGCGGAACGCTAACAAAGTTCAGATTAAGAAAGATATTGAGCAGCTGTACGGTGTAACGGTAACAGGCATTAGCACTATCCGCACACAAGGCAAACTCAAGTCGAAGTTCACGAAAGGCGGCGCTGTATCTGGCCGTCGTGCGTCGATCAAAAAGGCAATTGTAACCGTGAAAGAAGGCGATGTAATCGACTTCTATAGCGGCATCTAA